The window ACGGTCGCAGGTCGCCGTCGGTCCCGGAGGCGCGCATCGCCTCGGCGAGATCGTCGGCCTCGCGTGCGGCGTTGGCGACCGCGGGCGGCACGAGCCGAGCCAGCATCCGCTCCACCTCCCCGACGGTCTTCGCGGTCTGATCGGCCACCGCGTAACTCGCGTGGTCGGGGTAGCCCAGCAAGGCTGCTCGCTCCGCGCGTAATGCGGCGATTCGCGCTGCCAGGACAGCGTTGACGACATCGGCCGCCCTGTCTCCGGTCGCTGCGGTATCGGCATCGCCGTGGCCTGTCGGATTCCCCGCCTCGTCGCCCACGGGCTCGCCCTCGTCCGACCGGCGGCCCTCGAACCCGCGGTTCAACGAGGCGTCCAGCACCCGCCGCCGCAGTTCCCGATCGGCCAGCTCGGCCAGCATCGGTTGATTCGACACGTTCTGCAGGCGCAGCGCCCACGCACCGTCGCGGCCGAGCGACCTGGCGTCCTGGGCCGCGGCCGTGATCGCGCTCGGGGCCAACCCGGCCAGTTCCTGTTCGTCGGTCACCACCACGGTCGCGGCATTGGTGACCGCGAGCAGGCTCTGACCGAATTGTGTCGCCGCCGCCGCCAGTTCGGCGTTCAGTTCGCGCAGCCGCTGCTGCCCCGCCGCGTCGAGTCGCGCACCGGCCCGGACGAATTTCAGGTGGTATTGCTCGAGCAGGCGCATGTCCTGTGCGTCCAGCCCCAATTCCTCGCGCCGGTCGTAGAGGGTTTCGATCCGGGTGAACAGGCGGGGGTCGAGCTGGATCGCGTCACGGTGGGCCGCCAAGCGTGGCGACACCTCCGCCTCGATCGCGTCGATGCCCGGCGTGGAATCCGCGGAGGACTTGTTGAAGAACGCGGCGCTCACCCGCGTGAGCAATGTTCCCGAATGCTCCAACGCCACAATCGTATTGTCGAAGGTGGGCGCTTGTTCGGAGTTCGCGATCGCTGCCACCTCCGCCAGCTGCTCGGCCATGCCGCGTTCGAACGCGGGCAGATAGTGTTCCTCGGTGATGTCCGCGAACGGCGGCAACTCGAAAGGCAGGGCGCTGCGCTCGAAGAACGGATTGCTGGTCATCTGTCGACTGTAGAACTCGATTCGATCTTCTACCTTCGAGTCGAGCGCACACCGGCGTCGACGGGTGCAGTATGGACCCATGAGCGAAGCGGTGATCTCCATCGAAGGCCTCGTCAAGACCTTCGGGCCGGTGCGGGCTCT is drawn from Nocardia higoensis and contains these coding sequences:
- a CDS encoding M3 family metallopeptidase — encoded protein: MTSNPFFERSALPFELPPFADITEEHYLPAFERGMAEQLAEVAAIANSEQAPTFDNTIVALEHSGTLLTRVSAAFFNKSSADSTPGIDAIEAEVSPRLAAHRDAIQLDPRLFTRIETLYDRREELGLDAQDMRLLEQYHLKFVRAGARLDAAGQQRLRELNAELAAAATQFGQSLLAVTNAATVVVTDEQELAGLAPSAITAAAQDARSLGRDGAWALRLQNVSNQPMLAELADRELRRRVLDASLNRGFEGRRSDEGEPVGDEAGNPTGHGDADTAATGDRAADVVNAVLAARIAALRAERAALLGYPDHASYAVADQTAKTVGEVERMLARLVPPAVANAAREADDLAEAMRASGTDGDLRPWDWQYWSERLRAERFHFDGSALRPYLELERVLWDGVFHAAELVYGITLRERDNLIGYHPDVRVFEVFDADGSPLGLFLGDYFARPSKRGGAWMNELVAQSHLLGTRAVVVNNLNIARPPAGEPVLLTWDNVRTLFHEFGHALHGLFSDVRYPFFSGTEVPRDFVEFPSQVNEMWMDRPDILSRYARHIDTGEPIPAELVERMRAATRFGEGFRTVEYLAATRLDWAWHRLPSGENPGDADKFEQRALQEAGLAVEAIPPRYRTAYFAHIFSGGYAAGYYSYIWSEVLDADTVRWFDDGAGTIREKGEIFRRELLARGGSVDPMEAFAAVRGRGPDIEPLLERRGLIPA